In Rhinopithecus roxellana isolate Shanxi Qingling chromosome 4, ASM756505v1, whole genome shotgun sequence, a single genomic region encodes these proteins:
- the GPX6 gene encoding LOW QUALITY PROTEIN: glutathione peroxidase 6 (The sequence of the model RefSeq protein was modified relative to this genomic sequence to represent the inferred CDS: inserted 1 base in 1 codon), whose protein sequence is MIRQFQACCLVPLFLVGFAQQTLKPQNRKVDCNKGVTGTIYEYGALTLNGEEYIQFKQFAGKHVLFVNVATYUGLAAQYPERDALQELKNFDAIMLAFPCDQSGKQEPGTNSEILLGLKYVRPGSGFVPNFQLFEKGDVNGEXEQKVFTFLKNSCPPTSDLLGLSSQLFWEPMKVHDIHWNFEKFLVGPDGVPVMRWFHRAPVSTVKSDILEYLKQFSAH, encoded by the exons ATGATCCGGCAGTTCCAGGCCTGCTGTCTTGTCCCGCTGTTCCTGGTTGGCTTTGCTCAGCAGACCCTAAAGCCTCAAAATAGGAAG GTGGATTGCAACAAAGGGGTGACAGGCACCATCTATGAGTACGGAGCCCTCACCCTTAACGGCGAAGAGTACATCCAGTTCAAGCAGTTTGCAGGCAAGCACGTCCTGTTTGTCAATGTAGCCACCTACTGAGGCTTGGCAGCTCAGTATCCTG AACGGGATGCGCTACAGGAGCTGAAGAATTTTGATGCCATTATGTTGGCCTTTCCCTGCGACCAGTCTGGAAAACAAGAACCAGGAACAAACTCAGAAATacttcttggcctcaa GTATGTGCGTCCAGGTAGTGGCTTTGTCCCTAATTTCCAGCTCTTTGAGAAAGGGGATGTGAATGGAG ATGAACAGAAGGTCTTTACTTTCCTGAAG AACTCCTGCCCTCCAACCTCTGATCTTTTGGGCTTATCAAGCCAACTCTTCTGGGAGCCCATGAAGGTCCATGACATCCACTGGAACTTTGAGAAATTTCTGGTGGGGCCCGATGGAGTCCCTGTCATGCGCTGGTTCCACCGGGCTCCAGTCAGCACAGTCAAGTCAGACATCCTGGAGTACCTAAAGCAGTTCAGTGCCCACTAG